One Nocardioidaceae bacterium SCSIO 66511 genomic window carries:
- a CDS encoding glutamate synthase subunit beta, with the protein MADPKAFMHTPREVAERRPVDERVQDWQEVYPGGPGRALLPIITEQAGRCMDCGIPFCHSGCPLGNLIPEWNDLVWRDDWEGAIERLHATNNFPEFTGRLCPAPCETACVVGINRDPVTIKNVEVAIIDKAWDQGLVRAEPPEWLTGKTVAVIGSGPAGLAAAQQLTRAGHTVAVYERDDKPGGLLRYGIPEFKMEKVQVDRRIDQMRREGTVFRSGVAVGETLTGQALRERYDAVVLAIGSTVRRDLPVPGRQLSGIHQAMEYLPQSNRASLGEDVTDQITATGKDVVIIGGGDTGADCLGTATRQGARSVTQLEIMPRPSDDRPDNQPWPTYPMIYRVASAHEEGGERTYSVSTKEFLGDDDGNVRALRIVEVEFVDGKVTEVEGTEREIPAQLVLFAMGFTGPQREGLLEQLGVDLDERGNVARDKEYMTSVEGVFVAGDAGRGQSLIVWALAEGRSCAAGVDTYLGGTSGLPAPIPPTARPLAV; encoded by the coding sequence ATGGCTGACCCGAAGGCATTCATGCATACGCCGCGCGAGGTTGCGGAGCGGCGCCCCGTCGACGAACGCGTGCAGGATTGGCAGGAGGTCTACCCTGGCGGGCCCGGGCGTGCGCTGCTGCCGATCATCACCGAGCAGGCGGGACGCTGCATGGACTGCGGCATCCCGTTCTGCCACAGCGGATGCCCGCTCGGCAACCTCATCCCGGAGTGGAACGATCTCGTCTGGCGTGACGATTGGGAGGGCGCGATCGAACGCCTCCATGCGACGAACAACTTCCCGGAGTTCACAGGTCGGCTGTGCCCGGCGCCGTGTGAGACGGCATGTGTCGTCGGCATCAACCGCGATCCCGTGACGATCAAGAACGTCGAGGTCGCGATCATCGACAAGGCGTGGGACCAAGGACTCGTCCGGGCCGAGCCGCCGGAGTGGCTGACCGGCAAGACCGTTGCCGTCATCGGGTCCGGGCCCGCCGGACTCGCGGCCGCACAGCAGCTGACCCGGGCCGGGCACACGGTCGCGGTGTACGAGCGTGATGACAAGCCCGGCGGGCTGCTGCGGTACGGCATCCCGGAGTTCAAGATGGAGAAGGTCCAGGTCGACCGGCGGATCGACCAGATGCGGCGCGAGGGCACGGTGTTCCGTTCGGGCGTCGCGGTCGGCGAAACGCTGACCGGGCAGGCGCTTCGCGAGCGCTACGACGCCGTCGTGTTGGCGATCGGTTCGACCGTACGCCGCGATCTCCCAGTGCCGGGCCGGCAGCTGTCCGGCATCCACCAGGCGATGGAGTACCTGCCACAGTCGAACCGCGCCTCGCTCGGCGAAGATGTGACCGATCAGATCACCGCCACGGGCAAGGACGTCGTGATCATCGGCGGTGGTGACACCGGGGCGGACTGTCTCGGTACGGCAACCCGACAGGGCGCACGCTCGGTCACCCAGCTGGAGATCATGCCCCGACCGTCGGACGACCGGCCGGACAACCAGCCCTGGCCCACGTACCCGATGATCTATCGGGTCGCCTCCGCCCATGAGGAGGGGGGCGAGCGTACGTACTCCGTGTCGACGAAGGAGTTCCTCGGCGACGACGACGGGAACGTACGGGCACTGCGGATCGTCGAGGTCGAGTTCGTCGACGGCAAGGTGACCGAGGTCGAGGGCACCGAACGCGAGATCCCCGCTCAACTGGTGTTGTTCGCGATGGGGTTCACCGGACCCCAGCGCGAGGGTCTGCTCGAGCAGCTCGGAGTCGACCTCGACGAACGCGGCAACGTCGCGCGCGACAAGGAGTACATGACCAGCGTCGAAGGCGTGTTCGTCGCAGGCGATGCGGGGCGCGGCCAGTCGTTGATCGTGTGGGCGCTCGCCGAAGGGCGCTCTTGTGCAGCCGGCGTCGACACCTACCTGGGGGGCACGAGCGGACTACCCGCTCCGATCCCGCCGACGGCGCGCCCGCTCGCCGTGTGA
- a CDS encoding ABC transporter ATP-binding protein has protein sequence MPADAPAPEPTTNATESTEPILVVDNVVRRFGGLTAVDVDHVEVPRGKITALIGPNGAGKTTFFNLLTGFDRPDTGTWTFKGQDLAGVPAYKVARLGMVRTFQLTKVLAKLPVMENMRLAATDQRGERFWSAPWAALWRNQEKLVTEQATELLERFKLGEKADDFAGSLSGGQRKLLEMARALMVNPELVMLDEPMAGVNPALKQSLLGHVKSLREDGMTVLFVEHDMDMVRDISDHVIVMAQGRIVSEGSPDDVMGDPRVIDAYLGEHHDTDITEEREAAELADKIADATGTTEHLEG, from the coding sequence ATGCCCGCTGACGCACCGGCCCCCGAGCCGACCACGAACGCGACCGAATCGACAGAGCCGATCCTGGTCGTCGACAACGTCGTCCGCCGCTTCGGCGGTCTTACCGCCGTCGACGTCGACCACGTAGAAGTCCCGCGCGGCAAGATCACCGCGCTGATCGGCCCCAACGGAGCCGGTAAGACGACGTTCTTCAACCTGCTTACAGGCTTCGACCGGCCCGACACCGGCACCTGGACCTTCAAGGGGCAAGACCTGGCGGGCGTACCCGCGTACAAGGTCGCGCGCCTGGGCATGGTGCGTACGTTCCAGCTGACGAAGGTCCTCGCGAAGCTGCCCGTCATGGAGAACATGCGGTTGGCCGCGACGGATCAGCGCGGCGAACGCTTCTGGTCTGCTCCGTGGGCCGCTCTGTGGCGCAACCAGGAGAAGCTGGTCACCGAACAGGCGACCGAGCTGCTCGAGCGCTTCAAGCTCGGCGAGAAGGCCGACGACTTCGCCGGCTCCCTTTCGGGCGGTCAGCGCAAGCTGCTGGAGATGGCACGTGCCTTGATGGTCAACCCCGAGCTGGTGATGCTCGACGAGCCGATGGCCGGTGTCAACCCGGCGCTGAAGCAGTCGCTGCTCGGTCACGTCAAGTCGTTGCGCGAGGACGGCATGACGGTGCTCTTCGTCGAGCACGACATGGACATGGTCCGCGACATCTCCGACCACGTCATCGTGATGGCACAGGGCCGGATCGTCTCCGAGGGCAGCCCGGACGACGTGATGGGTGACCCGAGGGTCATCGACGCCTACCTCGGCGAGCACCACGACACCGACATCACCGAGGAACGCGAGGCCGCAGAGCTCGCCGACAAGATCGCCGATGCAACCGGCACGACCGAACATCTGGAGGGATGA
- a CDS encoding ABC transporter ATP-binding protein: MSEQEAAAVDSPDFGEEAQRERDAHLAAAEGAILRADDLIAGYLPGVNILNHTDLYCQEGELVGIIGPNGAGKSTLLKALFGLVTIHTGSVTLRGKEITNERADTLVSKGIGFVPQTENVFPSLSIEENLQMGCYQAPDKFTERLEVVGGIFPALIDRKSQRAGSLSGGERQMVAMGRALMMDPSVLLLDEPSAGLSPALQDEVFVQTRAINRAGVSVIMVEQNARRCLQICDRGYVLDQGRNAYTAPGQDLINDPKVIELYLGTLAKAD, translated from the coding sequence ATGAGTGAGCAGGAAGCAGCTGCCGTCGACTCACCGGATTTCGGCGAAGAGGCACAGCGGGAGCGCGACGCGCACCTCGCGGCCGCCGAGGGCGCGATCCTGCGTGCCGACGACCTGATCGCCGGTTACCTGCCCGGCGTCAACATCTTGAACCACACCGATCTGTACTGCCAGGAAGGCGAGCTGGTCGGCATCATCGGTCCCAACGGTGCGGGCAAGTCGACGCTGCTCAAGGCGTTGTTCGGCCTGGTAACGATCCACACCGGCAGCGTGACGCTGCGTGGCAAGGAAATCACCAACGAACGCGCAGACACCCTTGTCAGCAAGGGCATCGGGTTCGTACCACAGACCGAGAACGTCTTCCCGAGCCTGTCCATCGAAGAGAACCTGCAGATGGGCTGCTACCAGGCCCCCGACAAGTTCACCGAGCGTCTCGAGGTCGTCGGCGGCATCTTCCCCGCACTCATCGACCGCAAGTCTCAGCGCGCAGGTTCGCTGTCGGGCGGTGAGCGGCAGATGGTCGCGATGGGCCGTGCGCTGATGATGGATCCGTCGGTGCTGTTGCTCGATGAGCCGTCGGCCGGCCTCTCCCCTGCCCTGCAGGACGAGGTCTTCGTGCAAACCCGCGCGATCAACCGGGCCGGTGTCTCGGTGATCATGGTCGAGCAGAACGCCCGTCGCTGCCTGCAGATCTGCGACCGCGGCTACGTCCTCGACCAGGGCCGCAACGCCTACACGGCGCCGGGCCAGGATCTGATCAACGACCCCAAGGTGATCGAGTTGTACCTCGGCACATTGGCCAAAGCCGACTGA
- the pyk gene encoding pyruvate kinase, which yields MRRAKIVCTLGPATSSYEDILALARAGMDVARLNLSHGTTDDHSRSYAHVRAASKETGKAIAIVADLQGPKIRLGTFADGPQTLEPGDTFTISVADVTGSAGFCSTTYKGLPGDVDPGDEILIDDGQVRLRATKVTDTEVETEVEVRGTVSDHKGINLPGVQVSVPAMSDKDVSDLRWALRTGVDFVALSFVRNAADAEDVRNIMREEDVLRPVIAKIEKPQAVENLEEIIDVFDGFMVARGDLGVELPLEVVPLVQKKIIERARTHAKPVIVATQMLESMISSPRPTRAEASDVANAVLDGADAVMLSGETSVGQYPIETVQTMARIVESTEDHGLSQMAAIDWHPRTRGGVICKAAAEVAEAVEAKYLVAFTTSGDSARRATRYRSRVPVIAFTTDPVVREQLAMTWGVESFWAREVEHTDMMVRQVDGSLLESGHCTEGEQVVIVAGSPPGIPGSTNALRIHRMGDAINEIAPAYRGDESTE from the coding sequence GTGCGTAGAGCAAAGATCGTTTGCACTCTCGGCCCAGCAACCAGTTCGTACGAGGACATCCTCGCGCTTGCGCGAGCGGGCATGGACGTTGCACGGCTCAACCTGAGCCACGGCACGACCGATGACCACTCGCGTTCGTACGCGCATGTCCGCGCTGCGAGCAAGGAGACCGGCAAGGCAATAGCCATCGTCGCCGATCTGCAGGGCCCCAAGATCCGACTCGGTACGTTCGCCGACGGGCCGCAGACCCTCGAGCCAGGTGACACCTTCACCATCTCGGTCGCCGACGTCACAGGCAGCGCGGGGTTCTGCTCGACGACGTACAAGGGACTCCCCGGCGACGTCGACCCTGGCGACGAGATCCTGATCGACGACGGGCAGGTGCGCCTGCGGGCGACGAAGGTCACCGACACCGAGGTCGAGACGGAGGTCGAGGTCCGCGGCACCGTCAGCGACCACAAGGGCATCAACCTGCCCGGCGTACAGGTCAGCGTGCCGGCGATGTCCGATAAGGACGTGAGCGACCTGCGGTGGGCGCTGCGTACGGGAGTCGACTTCGTCGCACTGTCGTTCGTACGCAACGCCGCGGACGCCGAAGACGTACGCAACATCATGCGCGAAGAAGACGTGCTCCGGCCTGTGATCGCCAAGATCGAGAAGCCGCAGGCGGTCGAGAACCTCGAGGAGATCATCGACGTCTTCGACGGTTTCATGGTCGCACGCGGAGACCTCGGCGTTGAGCTTCCGCTCGAGGTCGTGCCCCTGGTGCAGAAGAAGATCATCGAGCGAGCGCGTACGCATGCGAAGCCGGTGATCGTGGCGACGCAGATGCTCGAGTCGATGATCTCCTCACCGCGCCCGACGCGCGCCGAGGCCTCCGACGTCGCCAACGCCGTGCTCGACGGCGCCGACGCCGTGATGCTGTCGGGTGAGACCAGCGTGGGGCAGTACCCGATCGAGACCGTGCAGACGATGGCTCGGATCGTAGAGTCCACCGAAGACCACGGGCTTTCGCAGATGGCCGCGATCGACTGGCATCCGCGTACCCGCGGCGGCGTGATCTGCAAGGCCGCGGCCGAGGTGGCAGAGGCGGTCGAGGCGAAGTACCTCGTTGCGTTCACGACGTCCGGCGACTCTGCGCGACGGGCCACCCGCTATCGCTCGCGGGTGCCGGTCATCGCGTTCACGACCGACCCGGTCGTACGCGAGCAGCTGGCGATGACCTGGGGCGTGGAGTCGTTCTGGGCGCGCGAGGTCGAGCACACCGACATGATGGTGCGCCAGGTCGACGGCAGTCTGCTGGAGAGCGGTCACTGCACCGAGGGTGAGCAGGTGGTGATCGTCGCCGGGAGCCCGCCGGGCATTCCGGGCTCGACGAACGCCCTTCGTATTCATCGGATGGGTGACGCGATCAACGAGATCGCACCGGCGTACCGCGGCGACGAGTCGACCGAATAA
- a CDS encoding response regulator has translation MPAGSTAPTRRVVIAEDEALIRLDLAEMLSEEGYDVVGQAADGEQAVQLAEDVRPDLVVMDIKMPKLDGIAAAERIASQRIAPVVMLTAFSQRELVERARDAGAMAYLVKPFSKTDLVPAIEMAVSRYVELNQLEDEVHDLTERLETRKLVDRAKGVLQESLTLTEPEAFRWIQKTAMDLRLSMKAVAQGVVDHGPGIADGAGEDRDADG, from the coding sequence ATGCCAGCAGGATCCACCGCCCCGACCCGTCGCGTCGTGATCGCGGAGGACGAGGCGCTGATCCGTCTCGACCTCGCCGAGATGCTCTCCGAGGAGGGCTATGACGTCGTCGGCCAGGCCGCCGACGGAGAGCAGGCTGTCCAACTGGCCGAAGACGTACGACCCGATCTCGTCGTGATGGACATCAAGATGCCCAAGCTCGACGGGATAGCCGCGGCCGAGCGCATCGCGTCGCAACGGATCGCCCCGGTGGTGATGCTGACGGCGTTCAGTCAGCGCGAGCTGGTCGAGCGTGCACGCGATGCGGGCGCCATGGCGTACCTCGTCAAGCCGTTCAGCAAAACCGACCTCGTACCGGCGATCGAGATGGCCGTGAGCCGGTACGTCGAGCTCAACCAGCTCGAGGACGAGGTGCACGACCTCACCGAGCGGCTGGAGACACGCAAGCTCGTCGATCGGGCCAAGGGCGTACTCCAAGAGTCACTGACGTTGACCGAGCCCGAGGCCTTCCGCTGGATCCAGAAGACCGCGATGGATCTTCGGCTGTCCATGAAGGCCGTTGCACAAGGCGTTGTCGACCACGGACCCGGTATCGCAGACGGTGCCGGCGAGGATCGCGACGCCGACGGCTGA
- a CDS encoding DUF1871 family protein, with protein sequence MRRPSTAVRLAAVAAATALVLAACGGDDDGGSDDSGGDDSGGSAAAAGQTTSNKQVYFVDGNTADYSKDFDPGTLKGVKATYPGAELGDDFRKRLLTIDKSLDSYTYGPESYDATIVTALSAVQADTDDPKAIAKEMQAVSGPPGTKCEEFKECADLIGNGEDIDYEGVSSPINFNDTGSPSAATIGIFEYGEDNTFHNTDYITGEVTESPKPSAGQQVQGTGKSDGQFKVGTLLPQTGDLAFLEPPETAGVKLAIEDINKAGGVLGKDVTITEADSGDGTPNIAPEQANKLLAANADVIVGAASSDVSLAVLKQITNAGVLQISPANTSTAFDTKDDKGLYFRTAPSDVLQGRVMADQLGKDGFTNVAIMARQEAYGEALADNVEKYFTEQGGEVVAKVLYSPESPNYSAEVSEVASADPDAVVLIAFDETKKIIPEMEQAGIGPNK encoded by the coding sequence ATGAGACGCCCCTCAACCGCGGTCCGGCTTGCGGCGGTAGCCGCGGCGACCGCACTCGTCCTCGCCGCTTGTGGCGGCGATGACGACGGCGGCAGCGACGACAGCGGCGGCGACGACAGCGGCGGCAGTGCCGCGGCCGCCGGCCAGACCACGAGCAACAAGCAGGTCTACTTCGTCGACGGCAACACCGCCGACTACAGCAAGGACTTCGACCCCGGCACGCTCAAGGGCGTCAAGGCGACCTACCCGGGCGCCGAGCTCGGCGACGACTTCCGCAAGCGGCTGCTGACGATCGACAAGAGCCTCGACAGCTACACGTACGGCCCCGAGTCGTACGACGCGACGATCGTCACCGCGCTCTCCGCTGTGCAGGCCGACACCGATGACCCGAAGGCCATCGCAAAGGAGATGCAGGCGGTCTCCGGCCCTCCCGGTACCAAATGCGAGGAGTTCAAGGAGTGCGCCGACCTCATCGGCAACGGTGAGGACATCGACTACGAAGGCGTGAGCAGCCCGATCAACTTCAACGACACGGGTAGCCCGTCCGCCGCCACCATCGGCATCTTCGAGTACGGCGAGGACAACACCTTCCACAACACCGACTACATCACCGGTGAGGTGACCGAGAGCCCGAAGCCGAGCGCGGGCCAGCAGGTGCAGGGCACGGGCAAGAGCGACGGACAGTTCAAGGTCGGCACCCTGTTGCCGCAGACCGGTGACCTGGCATTCCTCGAGCCGCCCGAGACGGCCGGCGTCAAGCTCGCCATCGAAGACATCAACAAGGCCGGCGGCGTCCTCGGCAAGGACGTCACCATCACCGAGGCCGACTCAGGCGACGGTACGCCGAACATCGCCCCCGAGCAGGCCAACAAGCTGCTCGCGGCGAATGCCGACGTGATCGTCGGTGCGGCGTCCTCGGACGTCTCGCTCGCGGTGCTCAAGCAGATCACCAACGCCGGTGTCCTGCAGATCTCGCCGGCGAACACGTCGACCGCCTTCGACACCAAGGACGACAAGGGCCTGTACTTCCGTACGGCTCCGTCCGATGTGCTGCAGGGCCGCGTAATGGCTGACCAGCTCGGCAAGGACGGCTTCACCAACGTCGCGATCATGGCGCGTCAGGAGGCCTACGGTGAGGCGCTCGCCGACAACGTGGAGAAGTACTTCACCGAGCAGGGCGGCGAGGTCGTCGCGAAGGTGCTGTACTCGCCCGAGTCGCCGAACTACTCCGCCGAGGTCAGCGAGGTTGCATCGGCCGACCCGGATGCGGTCGTGCTGATCGCCTTCGACGAGACGAAGAAGATCATCCCCGAGATGGAACAGGCAGGCATCGGCCCGAACAAGTAG
- a CDS encoding branched-chain amino acid ABC transporter permease, with product MDILENALQAAVGTSAIYFCLAAIGLNVQFGYTGLINFGQAGFLALGAYGLAVAIASWGLPFFAGIGLGLVLSALLALLLGIPTLRLRADYLAIATIAAAEVLRLVLGGTWKDTLGGRTGINDFTESFFAANPFSGGFLGFRSDELWVMTIGWGLVALTSVFVWLLVRSPWGRVLKAIREDEEAARSLGKNVYAYKMQALVLGGVIGCLGGFMIAIAQDAVQPNSFNLDMTFIVFTMLILGGAARVIGPIFGAIVFWGLLSLVDGILSDLTSGSNPVMPTWLMDGQQVGPVRFMLVGIVLMVLMIYRPQGVFGDRKEIALDAR from the coding sequence ATGGACATTCTCGAGAACGCGCTCCAGGCGGCCGTCGGTACCTCGGCGATCTACTTCTGCCTCGCCGCGATCGGGCTCAACGTTCAGTTCGGCTACACCGGACTGATCAACTTCGGACAAGCCGGCTTCCTGGCACTCGGCGCGTACGGCCTCGCCGTCGCGATCGCCTCCTGGGGCCTTCCCTTCTTCGCCGGTATCGGGCTGGGTCTGGTGCTCAGCGCCCTACTCGCACTGCTTCTGGGTATTCCCACGCTGCGGCTACGGGCTGACTATCTGGCGATCGCCACCATCGCGGCCGCAGAGGTGCTCCGCCTGGTGCTCGGCGGCACGTGGAAGGACACCCTGGGCGGGCGTACCGGCATCAACGACTTCACGGAGTCGTTCTTCGCCGCGAACCCCTTCTCCGGCGGGTTCCTCGGTTTCCGCTCCGACGAACTGTGGGTGATGACGATCGGCTGGGGTCTCGTCGCACTGACCAGCGTGTTCGTGTGGCTGCTCGTCCGCTCGCCCTGGGGCCGAGTGCTCAAGGCGATCCGCGAGGACGAGGAGGCCGCACGAAGCCTCGGCAAGAACGTCTACGCCTACAAGATGCAGGCGCTTGTGCTCGGCGGCGTGATCGGCTGCCTCGGCGGTTTCATGATCGCCATCGCCCAGGACGCGGTGCAGCCGAACAGCTTCAACCTCGATATGACCTTCATCGTGTTCACGATGTTGATCCTCGGCGGCGCGGCCCGGGTGATCGGCCCGATCTTCGGAGCGATCGTCTTCTGGGGCCTGCTGTCCCTCGTCGACGGCATCCTGTCCGACCTGACCAGCGGCAGCAACCCGGTCATGCCGACCTGGCTGATGGACGGCCAGCAGGTGGGCCCGGTGCGGTTCATGCTGGTCGGCATCGTGTTGATGGTGCTGATGATCTACCGCCCGCAGGGAGTCTTCGGAGACCGGAAGGAGATCGCGCTCGATGCCCGCTGA